One stretch of Nomascus leucogenys isolate Asia chromosome 7b, Asia_NLE_v1, whole genome shotgun sequence DNA includes these proteins:
- the SLC25A17 gene encoding peroxisomal membrane protein PMP34 isoform X2, protein MFYEGLKRQLLKKRMKLSSLDVFIIGAVAKAIATTLTYPLQTVQSILRFGRHRLNPENRTLGSLRNVLYLLHQRVRRFGIMGLYKGLEAKLLQTVLTAALMFLVYEKLTAATFTVMGLKHAHKH, encoded by the exons ATGTTTTATGAGGGTTTAAAACGGCAGCTTTTAAAGAAACGGATGAAG CTTTCTTCCTTGGATGTGTTCATCATTGGTGCAGTAGCCAAAGCGATTGCCACCACGCTCACCTATCCCCTGCAGACGGTACAGTCAATTCTGAGG TTTGGGCGTCATAGACTAAACCCAGAAAACAGAACATTGGGAAGTCTTCGGAATGTTCTCTATCTTCTTCACCAACGAGTAAG ACGTTTTGGAATAATGGGACTCTACAAAGGCCTTGAAGCCAAACTGCTGCAGACAGTGCTCACTGCTGCTCTCATGTTCCTTGTTTATGAGAAACTGACAGCTGCCACCTTCACAGTTATGGGGCTGAAGCATGCACACAAACACTGA